CATGATGCTTCACTATTCGAGCCTGTGCTATGAAAATCACTTCCTCAGCAATGTTTGTGGTTAAATCTGCGACCCGTTCAAGATTTCTGCTCACACGAATTAAATCCAAACCTCCTTCAATAAAATCGCTTTTTGATTTCATCATTTGGATAACTTCCTGAATCATTAAAATATTCAAATTATCTATTTCATCATCCTGTCTCAGTACGGAATTACACAGTTCAACATCGCTGTGAATGAAGCCATCCAGTGCGTTACGAAGCATTACTTGAGCGAGTTCTGCCATTTTCGGTAATTCAAGTAACGGTTCCTGTTCAGGAGTTTTGCAGATGCTGAGTACAGATTGAGCGATGTTAACTGCATGGTCACCTAATCGTTCCAGGTCGTTGTTAATTTTTTGTGCAGCGAGGATCATTCGTAAATCCGTCGCGACAGGTTGTTGTAATGCAAGTAAATCTATGATAATATTGTCGTTCTGCATTTCGAGTTCGTTAACCTGAAAATCGCTATCAATTATTTTCTGTGCAAGAGGAATATCTTGAGTGAGAAGCGCCTTAATAGAAAGGCGAATATCTTCTTCAACGATACTTGCCATCTTAATCAAACTCGTTTTCAGTTTTTCTAATTCTTGTTCAAAGTGACGATGCATAAAGGGATTGACAAAATATATTAATGAGCGACAGACTTTTTAGGAACAACATTCCACAACTTGAGCATGAGAATTCCTCCGATGAATGCAAAACCAATCATACTGGGTCCCCAAACTCCCCAACCGAATGTGTCAAGCATCCAACCCATTCCCATTCCGACAGCCGCACCACCTATGTACTGCATTCCGTCGAACATTCCGGTTGCAGTCGCTGCCGCCTTCTTCCCACCGAAATCCATTGAAGCAGTTCCTGACAACATCGAATGGACAACACTTATCGCAAAGGAATTCACAACGAATGCTATGATAACCAAATCCATACTTTGTGCTTGCCAAATAATCGCGAGACAAATTACCTGAAGGAGATACCCGATGAATGCAACAGGAGGACGACGGGATTTGAATACATAATCGGAAATCATTCCTGCGGCAAACGCCCCTAATATGCCTGCTACTACCACACTTAATGCGCCTTTTTGAAATACCGATGATTCAAGTGTCAGTTGCTGGACTTCCTGCATATAACGGGGAAACCATTGCTCGAATCCGTGGCGGACAAATCCGGTACAAAATTCGGCGACAGCAATTGTCACCGTCACCGGATTAGTAAACACTTTCTTAAATAAATACTTCATGTTGACTTTTTCAGTGTCACCGCTGGTCGCATCGTGGGTGTCGAATTCATCGTGACCG
This portion of the Ignavibacteriota bacterium genome encodes:
- a CDS encoding MFS transporter, with the protein product MSLEHLERPTHSKAFRRRRAMNWLTLGFTYAAMYMGRYNLSFANKALSDTYGWDKTQIGAIITAALTIYGISALFNGPIADKIGGRRAMLIGVFGSVIFNIAFGLGGYIGFLGTETVLLSYFATAWAMNSYFQSYSALALIKVNSGWFHVRERGTFSAIFGSMIQSGRALIFIIGGIAVTVLPWQWVFFIPAMIMTGMGVLTYFIVKDSPEDTGHDEFDTHDATSGDTEKVNMKYLFKKVFTNPVTVTIAVAEFCTGFVRHGFEQWFPRYMQEVQQLTLESSVFQKGALSVVVAGILGAFAAGMISDYVFKSRRPPVAFIGYLLQVICLAIIWQAQSMDLVIIAFVVNSFAISVVHSMLSGTASMDFGGKKAAATATGMFDGMQYIGGAAVGMGMGWMLDTFGWGVWGPSMIGFAFIGGILMLKLWNVVPKKSVAH
- the phoU gene encoding phosphate signaling complex protein PhoU; the protein is MHRHFEQELEKLKTSLIKMASIVEEDIRLSIKALLTQDIPLAQKIIDSDFQVNELEMQNDNIIIDLLALQQPVATDLRMILAAQKINNDLERLGDHAVNIAQSVLSICKTPEQEPLLELPKMAELAQVMLRNALDGFIHSDVELCNSVLRQDDEIDNLNILMIQEVIQMMKSKSDFIEGGLDLIRVSRNLERVADLTTNIAEEVIFIAQARIVKHHAEKLNISH